One region of Primulina tabacum isolate GXHZ01 chromosome 17, ASM2559414v2, whole genome shotgun sequence genomic DNA includes:
- the LOC142530311 gene encoding casein kinase 1-like protein 10 isoform X1, giving the protein MDHVVGGKFKLGRKIGSGSFGELYLGVNIQTGEEVGIKLESVKTKHPQLHYESKIYMLLQGGTGIPNLKWFGVEAEYNVMVIDLLGPSLEDLFNYCNRKLSLKTVLLLADQLINRVEYMHSKGFLHRDIKPDNFLMGLGRKANQVYVIDYGLAKKYRDLQTHKHIPYRENKNLTGTARYASVNTHLGVEQSRRDDLESLGYVLMYFLRGSLPWQGLKAGTKKQKYDKISEKKMSTPIELLCKSYPSEFISYFHYCRSLRFEDKPDYSYLKRLFRDLFIREGYQFDYVFDWTILKYPQIGASSRSRNPSGNAVGGTSGGKPGRTSVGQDLRDKFSGAVEAFSRRNSSGPVRHGDHLRHRTSDDVPSSKEVLPDSEKGRTSRNGSSTKRAAVSTSRPSSSGEVTDGRAGRLVSSSGRISSAQRIQPGIDPKPSRAAITKGSRDDPLRSFDFLSIRK; this is encoded by the exons ATGGATCATGTTGTGGGTGGAAAGTTTAAGCTTGGCAGGAAAATTGGGAGCGGTTCATTTGGTGAACTGTACTTgg ggGTGAACATACAAACTGGAGAAGAAGTAGGCATCAAGTTG GAATCTGTGAAGACCAAGCACCCTCAACTTCATTATGAGTCAAAAATTTATATGCTTCTACAAGGAGGAA CCGGTATTCCTAACCTGAAATGGTTTGGGGTTGAGGCTGAATATAATGTCATGGTCATAGACCTTCTAGGACCGAGTCTGGAAGATCTATTCAACTATTGTAACAGGAAGTTGTCCTTGAAAACAGTTTTATTGCTTGCGGATCAATTG ATCAACAGAGTTGAATATATGCATTCTAAAGGATTTCTTCATCGTGATATAAAGCCCGACAACTTTTTGATGGGCTTGGGACGCAAAGCAAATCAG GTTTATGTCATTGACTATGGTCTTGCCAAAAAATATAGGGATCTCCAGACGCATAAGCACATACCCTACAG GGAAAATAAGAATCTCACGGGTACCGCTCGCTACGCTAGTGTCAATACACACCTTGGAGTTG AACAAAGCAGAAGAGACGATTTGGAATCTCTTGGTTATGTACTTATGTATTTTCTGAGAGGAAG CCTTCCCTGGCAGGGACTCAAAGCTGGcaccaaaaaacaaaaatatgacAAGATCAGTGAGAAAAAAATGTCAACTCCTATAGAG TTGCTGTGCAAATCATATCCATCAGAATTCATATCATATTTCCACTACTGCCGTTCTTTAAGATTTGAGGACAAGCCTGATTATTCTTATTTGAAGAGGCTTTTTAGGGACTTGTTTATTCGTGAAG GTTACCAatttgattatgtatttgattgGACCATATTGAAGTATCCTCAGATTGGAGCCAGTTCCAGATCAAGA AATCCTTCTGGCAATGCGGTGGGTGGAACTTCTGGTGGAAAACCAGGAAGAACATCTG TGGGGCAAGATCTTCGAGATAAATTTTCAGGCGCGGTTGAAGCCTTCTCTAGAAGGAATTCTTCAGGTCCTGTTCGGCATGGAGATCATTTAAGACACAGGACATCAGATGATGTGCCTTCGTCCAAAGAAGTG CTACCTGATTCAGAAAAAGGCCGTACTTCTCGAAATGGCAGCTCTACAAAGAGAGCAGCCGTTTCAACCAGCAGGCCAAGCTCCTCTGGTGAGGTCACTGATGGCCGCGCTGGTAGACTGGTCTCGAGCAGTGGTCGTATATCTTCCGCACAAAGAATTCAACCCGGTATTGATCCAAAGCCATCTCGTGCTGCTATTACTAAAGGCTCTCGTGATGACCCTCTTCGTAGTTTTGATTTCCTCTCAATAAGGAAGTAA
- the LOC142530311 gene encoding casein kinase 1-like protein 6 isoform X2, protein MLLQGGTGIPNLKWFGVEAEYNVMVIDLLGPSLEDLFNYCNRKLSLKTVLLLADQLINRVEYMHSKGFLHRDIKPDNFLMGLGRKANQVYVIDYGLAKKYRDLQTHKHIPYRENKNLTGTARYASVNTHLGVEQSRRDDLESLGYVLMYFLRGSLPWQGLKAGTKKQKYDKISEKKMSTPIELLCKSYPSEFISYFHYCRSLRFEDKPDYSYLKRLFRDLFIREGYQFDYVFDWTILKYPQIGASSRSRNPSGNAVGGTSGGKPGRTSVGQDLRDKFSGAVEAFSRRNSSGPVRHGDHLRHRTSDDVPSSKEVLPDSEKGRTSRNGSSTKRAAVSTSRPSSSGEVTDGRAGRLVSSSGRISSAQRIQPGIDPKPSRAAITKGSRDDPLRSFDFLSIRK, encoded by the exons ATGCTTCTACAAGGAGGAA CCGGTATTCCTAACCTGAAATGGTTTGGGGTTGAGGCTGAATATAATGTCATGGTCATAGACCTTCTAGGACCGAGTCTGGAAGATCTATTCAACTATTGTAACAGGAAGTTGTCCTTGAAAACAGTTTTATTGCTTGCGGATCAATTG ATCAACAGAGTTGAATATATGCATTCTAAAGGATTTCTTCATCGTGATATAAAGCCCGACAACTTTTTGATGGGCTTGGGACGCAAAGCAAATCAG GTTTATGTCATTGACTATGGTCTTGCCAAAAAATATAGGGATCTCCAGACGCATAAGCACATACCCTACAG GGAAAATAAGAATCTCACGGGTACCGCTCGCTACGCTAGTGTCAATACACACCTTGGAGTTG AACAAAGCAGAAGAGACGATTTGGAATCTCTTGGTTATGTACTTATGTATTTTCTGAGAGGAAG CCTTCCCTGGCAGGGACTCAAAGCTGGcaccaaaaaacaaaaatatgacAAGATCAGTGAGAAAAAAATGTCAACTCCTATAGAG TTGCTGTGCAAATCATATCCATCAGAATTCATATCATATTTCCACTACTGCCGTTCTTTAAGATTTGAGGACAAGCCTGATTATTCTTATTTGAAGAGGCTTTTTAGGGACTTGTTTATTCGTGAAG GTTACCAatttgattatgtatttgattgGACCATATTGAAGTATCCTCAGATTGGAGCCAGTTCCAGATCAAGA AATCCTTCTGGCAATGCGGTGGGTGGAACTTCTGGTGGAAAACCAGGAAGAACATCTG TGGGGCAAGATCTTCGAGATAAATTTTCAGGCGCGGTTGAAGCCTTCTCTAGAAGGAATTCTTCAGGTCCTGTTCGGCATGGAGATCATTTAAGACACAGGACATCAGATGATGTGCCTTCGTCCAAAGAAGTG CTACCTGATTCAGAAAAAGGCCGTACTTCTCGAAATGGCAGCTCTACAAAGAGAGCAGCCGTTTCAACCAGCAGGCCAAGCTCCTCTGGTGAGGTCACTGATGGCCGCGCTGGTAGACTGGTCTCGAGCAGTGGTCGTATATCTTCCGCACAAAGAATTCAACCCGGTATTGATCCAAAGCCATCTCGTGCTGCTATTACTAAAGGCTCTCGTGATGACCCTCTTCGTAGTTTTGATTTCCTCTCAATAAGGAAGTAA
- the LOC142531054 gene encoding large ribosomal subunit protein eL14z-like: protein MPFKRYVEIGRVALVNYGKEYGRLVVIVDVIDQNRALVDSPDTIRSHMNFKRLSLTDIKIDIKRVPKKKTLIAAMEAADVKGKWEKSSWGRKLIVQKRRASLNDFERFKLMLAKIKRAGVVRQELAKHKKEIAA from the exons ATG CCGTTCAAAAGATACGTGGAGATTGGAAGAGTAGCACTCGTGAATTACGGGAAGGAATATGGCAGGCTTGTCGTCATTGTTGACGTCATCGACCAGAACCGA GCGCTTGTGGATTCCCCTGATACAATAAGAAGCCATATGAATTTCAAGAGGTTATCTCTCACTGATATTAAGATTGACATCAAAAGAGTTCCTAAGAAGAAGACCCTTATTGCTGCAATGGAAGCTGCTG ATGTGAAGGGGAAATGGGAAAAGAGTTCCTGGGGGAGAAAGTTGATAGTACAAAAGAGAAGGGCATCCTTGAACGATTTTGAGAGATTCAAATTAATGTTGGCCAAAATCAAG AGAGCTGGAGTAGTAAGGCAAGAGCTTGCAAAGCATAAAAAAGAGATTGCTGCTTAA